The following are encoded together in the Actinoplanes sp. N902-109 genome:
- a CDS encoding NAD(P)-dependent oxidoreductase has translation MGSRYERPGCERFRRMTVGFLGLGVMGQPMALNLARAGTPLIVWNRTPDRCEPLRAAGARVAAGPAEVVAAADVVLVMLAGPAAIDAVLADVPDLSGRVVVPMGTTAPEYSAQLGERIRAAGGRHVEAPVSGSRKPAEAGELVAMLAGEAADVARVRPVLAPMCREIVECGPVPRGLLMKLAVNVFLISTVTGLAETVHFAERHGLDLTTLAAVLNAGQMASSISKVKVAKLVDGDFEVQASIRDVLENNRLIAEAARAAGIASPLIDVCHALYAETVALGHSTADMAAVIKAVEGRTEGRITADPRTARH, from the coding sequence ATTGGCTCTCGGTATGAAAGGCCGGGGTGTGAGAGATTTCGGCGCATGACTGTCGGATTTCTGGGGCTGGGTGTCATGGGCCAGCCGATGGCCCTCAATCTGGCGCGCGCCGGCACGCCGCTGATCGTCTGGAACCGTACGCCGGACCGCTGCGAGCCGCTGCGTGCCGCGGGCGCGCGGGTGGCGGCCGGCCCGGCGGAGGTGGTCGCCGCCGCCGACGTGGTGCTGGTGATGCTGGCCGGGCCGGCCGCGATCGACGCGGTGCTGGCGGACGTGCCCGACCTCAGCGGCAGGGTCGTGGTCCCGATGGGCACCACCGCGCCGGAGTACTCCGCGCAGCTGGGGGAGCGGATCCGGGCCGCCGGGGGACGGCATGTCGAGGCGCCGGTGTCCGGGTCGCGCAAACCGGCCGAGGCCGGGGAGCTGGTGGCCATGCTCGCCGGCGAGGCCGCCGACGTGGCGCGGGTGCGGCCGGTGCTGGCACCGATGTGCCGCGAGATCGTCGAGTGCGGTCCGGTGCCGCGCGGGCTGCTGATGAAACTCGCGGTCAACGTGTTCCTGATCAGTACGGTCACCGGGCTGGCCGAGACGGTGCACTTCGCCGAGCGGCACGGGCTGGACCTGACCACGCTCGCCGCCGTGCTGAACGCGGGGCAGATGGCCAGCTCGATCTCGAAGGTCAAGGTGGCCAAGCTCGTCGACGGCGATTTCGAGGTGCAGGCGTCCATCCGTGACGTGCTGGAGAACAACCGGTTGATCGCGGAGGCGGCGCGGGCGGCCGGCATCGCGTCGCCGCTGATCGACGTCTGCCACGCCCTGTACGCCGAGACGGTAGCCCTGGGCCACAGCACTGCCGACATGGCCGCGGTGATCAAGGCGGTGGAGGGCCGCACCGAGGGGCGGATCACGGCCGACCCGCGCACCGCCCGGCACTGA
- a CDS encoding response regulator transcription factor, translating to MTTGGVIKLLIVDDHPVVRDGLRGMFAGDTRFAVLGEAADGAEALAVARTVDPDVVLMDLRMPGMDGVTTIRALRRQGFRARVLVLTTYDTDSDVLPAIKAGATGYLLKDTPREELFRAVCAAHRGESVLSPAVAGRLMGEVRSPAREPLSQRELEVLGLIAQGCSNRETATRLFISEATVKTHLLHAYAKLGVRDRAAAVATAFERGLLGNRP from the coding sequence ATGACCACCGGCGGCGTCATCAAGCTGCTCATCGTCGACGACCACCCGGTGGTGCGCGACGGTCTGCGCGGCATGTTCGCCGGTGACACCCGCTTCGCGGTGCTCGGCGAAGCCGCCGACGGCGCCGAGGCCCTGGCCGTGGCCCGCACGGTCGACCCCGACGTGGTGCTGATGGATCTGCGCATGCCCGGCATGGACGGCGTCACCACCATCCGCGCGCTGCGCCGGCAGGGTTTCCGGGCGCGCGTGCTGGTCCTCACCACCTACGACACCGACAGCGACGTCCTCCCCGCCATCAAGGCCGGAGCCACCGGGTACCTGCTCAAGGACACCCCGCGGGAGGAACTTTTCCGCGCCGTCTGTGCCGCCCACCGCGGCGAGTCGGTGCTCTCACCCGCCGTGGCCGGCCGCCTGATGGGCGAGGTCCGCTCACCCGCCCGCGAGCCGCTCAGCCAGCGTGAGCTCGAGGTCCTCGGGCTGATCGCCCAGGGCTGCTCCAACCGCGAGACGGCCACCCGGCTGTTCATCAGCGAGGCCACCGTCAAGACGCATCTGTTGCACGCCTACGCCAAACTGGGCGTCCGGGACCGGGCCGCCGCCGTCGCCACCGCCTTCGAGCGCGGCCTGCTCGGTAACCGCCCGTGA